The sequence GGTTTTACTCAGAGAAAGGAGGATTACATGGGTTTCAAAGTCtggtggagaaaaaggaaaggaagacttTCTTCATGGGTTGGGTTAAGAACAGAGCTAGATGCCccacaaattaaaatttaaggtTGAACTTGCATTCCTTAAACACAACACAGAGAATCTGAATAAAACACATTCATGCAGATCAGCTAAACTTGTGTATGACAACTGAGTCTAAACTCACCCTTCTTACAGTATGTCTTCAATCATAAGGAAACATAAAATTGTCTTTTCCTCCCTCTTGCTTTCCCATTTCTAtacctttcttcttcctgcctgaATAATGCAACTGTCCTGCTTCTTTGTACTAGAGCTCAATATTGAGCCATCAATATTGGTGAGTCAGCATCCTTTCCCACAAGATTCAGTACTTGGGATTTTTCAGGGAAACACTGCCAGCTTGTTATGTCTCAATGggaatttttttggaaaacaccTTACATTTGGAACACAAAAAAATACACCGCTAAGCATTATGTAGACGACGGCCAAAGACCCATTATCTCCCCACAGGATACCTTACCAAGAAGGTAGTAAACTGCTCAGGAGGTGGGGAAAttactccaagccccctccagtgTTGGCAAGAGGTTCCCTACAGGCATCTCTGAATTGATCATTAACTTACTCTGAAGCAAGAGTGAATAGTATCTCCAGGGCTGAATCTGAAATCTGATGTTCTCCTACAAAAGAGGAACTCAGGTGGCTCTTAAAGAATTGTAGAAATTTTTATTCTTAGTCttattattgtaattattttaatttactctttAATTAGCCAACTCTGGAAGTATACATTTATTTCTACAGTTAAACTTTCTGTATGAATGGTATCTCTGGGGCATGAGAGCAAACCCAGGAAACTGCTGATTAAGTACTTCCCATGCTGAATGGGCTTGTAGGTATTTTAGCCTTAAGCAAAGCTAACCAGGCAATGTGACttatgcttttgtgtgtgtgtgtgtgtgtgtgtcagattTATTGTTGCTCCAGCAAAACTGGAGCATGTGTCTTATAATACCTGCACCGTGGGAGCAATGATGATTCTTCACAGGACTGTATTTTCCTAGCTTAAGGGTTTTCCTAGTCATTACCCTTCATATAACCCAGGCTTTTTGGTTGTCAGAGTTCTTTTATTCTGTATTCTGTGGGTGTTTGAGTTTGTCCTATACACTTCAGGATTGTATTGTGGGATGTAGCAGCAACCACCCTCTTACCGTGGTGTCAGAAGGAGATTTGTGTGGGACTAGGTGCAATTTCTGTAAATACAGCGTAGCACAGAACAATAGCACGGGTGCTTCACCGTCCTGTTTACCGCTGATGGAGCCTTTGCACTGACAAAATATTTTGAGTAGGGTCAGTTATTTAAGGTGGGGTGGCTCTGGGGCTAAAGCTGCTCCTTGCACTCTCAGTTTGTGCCTCGCAGGTTTTCTGCATGGCGACAGGAGGAAGACAATGTGGTTGGAAGGGAGAGGGGTGAAACGAAGGGTAACGGCAGAGCCATTTACTCCACCGGATCAGAGGAAGGAATGGCATCAATAACCTGTGAACTGcaagaaagcagaaacagcagtAAGTGGGATATTGTGTGATCACAACGGTTGTAAGGGAACAAGGACGATGGGACGTGAACAGTCAGACCTGTGTGTTTTGCCCAACGTTGTTCTTTTTGAAGTGCTTCTCTTTGTGCATGTAGAAACACTCTACAATTAGTTTAATTGAAGAGAACCCTAAATTAATGGTAGCTGACTCTCGGTTTGAATTCGCAGTGCTGTACAGAGGGGTTTTGATACTTCCTTGGGCAGAACTCCTACAATTAAACCTCAGGCCTCATTACAGACTCTCCCAGGACTGCTTGCTTAGTCTGTCAGACAACTCCCTGCAGATTGCGCTGGTATCAGTTTGATGTCCCATATTATTGCAGGGAAAGATTCTTCTAAGAACTTTCTGGAGTTATTCTGAGGTTACTATGGTTAAAATaaagagatgggtttttttttcccttaatcttttaaagaaaaagggcaaACTTGTAGGCCTTAAAATCCTTCCAGATTTGTGCAGTTGTGTAAAATTTGCCCACCCTGCTGCAAACCACTAGGTTAGGATATAAGAACTCCTCTGTGTGTTGAGTACAACTTCACAGGCTCCCTTGAAAAGGATATGCTGTATGTTAGggaattattaataaaaattgaatATGTGGGGTAGTTTCAGGTTTCCTGTCATATTAGGGTTACAAAATTAGCTACAGAATCAACTGTTTACTCTGGCTGATAACTGAATCCACCCCTCCTTGAGTGAAAGgtatcttttctgcttctgaagaaCCACtggctgctgggttttctggGATAAGATTTCTGCTTCATGTGTTTTTCTTATTCCATTGGCTTCTGAGGAATCACCCTGATATGTGCAGACACAAACCATGGGGGAACCAAGTCCACagcctctggctgcagctggggggtGAGCAATGCTGTCCTGGAGATGCACACGTTGCCCTATGCACCCACAGCCCTGGTACTGGTTCGTTCGGTGcccaccagccccatggctccAGTCTTACTTGGGCTGCAGGGGTAGAACACTGTGTCCTCACCATGGGGTCACCAGCCACAGCCCTCCATCCTCCTTCTTGGAGGCTGAGCCACTGCACAAGCAGAACATGCCCCAGTGGTGGGTCATGTGGGGTGGGACATCTTGTAGCCTGCAGATGTGTCTGTTTTCCTCAGCGCCTGGGGACGAGGAGAGAGGGTCCTGGCCATCACTTTCTGTCCCAGCAGGAGCTTCTTTCTATGCCTGTTTAATACAAATGCAGCCTCTGCCcacatttttttctattcctgtttAATGCAAATGCAGTCCCTGCCTGCCCATTTCACTATGCCTGTTTAATAGGCACTCGGCCGCTGACATGGCCCCATTCCAGGTTGGAGTCTGGAGGCTGGTGCATCCTGTCCTGTCTCCACGCTGATTCAGTGCCTCTTCCCAGCAGCCGGTGTGTAGGAGCCcctgaggctggggaggagggagtccACCCCTGCTGCCGCCTCCCTGGCTGTGCGCACTGTTGGGCAAGGAGAGGTGgggaccagcagctccaggcGTGGCAGGAAAGTGAAGCAATTGTCTGCATCCAAAGGGATGACTTGGGTGCATCATACCATGAAGGAGAGCCAGGCTATGAGACCATGTTTCACAGAGACATCTAAGCCAGTTATGGGGTAGGGAGGGTGGGATCCAGTTTCAGCACACAAGCCTTTGCCGCAATTTCCTTGGTGGGGCTGAACATCCTTGTGCTGAGTTTCAGGTGTCCAAGCCCTTGCAGGGTACATAGAAGCTTGGGAGCATCACTGGGTCACTGCTGTGGTGCTGCCATCACTTGCCTGTAAGCATCCTCTCTCAACACAAAATCACCCAAATATTGCTATGGGGTCTTGCTCATTAGCTGTGAAAGAAATCTCTTCCTTtcaaaaaagagagatttaattTCTGAGTACTTGGTTTTGGTGATTATTTCAAGAGACAAAGTCTGATTTTGAGGCACAAAGTGTAGTTTTCCTGCATCATTCTTCTGACTTCTTGAGGTTTCTGCATGTCAGTCTTCTTAGACTTTCAAAACACGTCTCAACACCAGTAACTACCCATTCCTTGTAAGGGTAGTTGAGCTGGCTCCCAACCCACGCGGCATAAAACCAAGCTGCTCTTCTCTACCTCCGGCAGACGGGAATAGCCCGGTTTCCCGCTGGCTTCACCGGCCTGCCAGCCACTCTCAGCTTATTTTGCTGCAatccaaaaaacacaccctcctTCAAGCATTGACACATCTCCTGAGCGTGGACACCCTTCCCGAAAACAAGGGTCTATGTTCGCCTTCCCTAACTCCGGCCAAGGGAGGCTCCTGCAACCCTTCTGGTATTTAGGCACCTTGATCTTTGATGACTCTCCCCTTCAAAGAACATAAGGACCTGATCCATCTCTTACCGACACTGAGTTTCCATTGCATTGCTAGTAGGACTAATCATCCTTTAGGATGTATCATTTCACTCATCTTAAATGCCATAAGGAAGAGCTGAAGCACAATACCAACACCCCACCGTCAATACTATCAACAGACAGAAATCTTGTTTTGTGTGCTGACAAAGTTCTGCACATCCAGAATGATATACGTCCTAGTTGCCagaaagtttatttatttatttaaaagtggtTGTAGACTTTCATTcatagataaagaaaaaaaaaggagaaaaatattctccAGAAAGTTCTGTCTTCACCGTTATTGAACCACGCCCTGTCCTCTTCATATAAGAAATATTGCCAAAGCCACAATCTTTCATCATGTGGTTCCTTTTAAATAACCTCCTAGGTACTAAAGGTcaggatgattttaaaaaaataacctggTAGTAtgaaagaactttttttaaatgcaaaaagacAAACAGAGGAATCCTACGCAAACTTACCATAAATACAAGGAATGAGGATGATGATGAGTGGAATAAACTACGTTCACATTGCGCTCACCTGCTTTACTTTGTCTCGAGTTTCGTTCAGTTCAAAACTCTAGCACAAAAATAGAATTACTCAATTAATTGCAATTCTGAGTCCACTCTTACAGCCAGCCCTTTCCCATAGATTTGTCCTTCGACTCCACAGGGAGTAGTCACAAAACGACTGCAGCCTTAGCTTTGTAGATATTTTTATCCACCCTCACTACTGAGCTTATTGCCAATATTGGTTCTACCATCTATTTAaggtgaaggaagaaaaatgaaaaactttctctttttttttcagttatttttgtccttttttttttttttttttttgcttctccacATTACttcaacaaagaaatattttgggggGTGGGTATTTCCTATATTTGACAGTTGTCCAAAATTGAATCGTTCCTGATAGTCTGCAGAAATTGCTGGTtcttttttctataaatatttacttatttctgAACCACAGTTTTGAATTACTTCAAGGCAGAAAATCCGGGCACTTGGAAGGCGATTCACAAGCAAACCAGACACCTCTGCCTCGGAGGTGGCGATGTTGACCCGTACAACACCAGGGATGGGCATGACAGGTGTCTGAGGGCAATGAAGGGTTTGGTTGAATTGAGTTCCTCACCACAGCCTGTCCAAGCCCCCGGTACAAGTTGTATTCATGGTGTACAGAGTGTGAGAGTGTGAGTGTGTGCAAGTGTGAATGTGGTGGTCAGTTACAGACGTGTGTACTCCTAACCAATTCTTTTAACCTTCATTATCCAGCTctctaaacatttaaaaagctaTATAATACcaggttttatttcaaaatgttcagTCTACAGCAGACTATATTATTGATTGGTAATTTTATACGAGAGCATCCATGAGTCACAGTCAGGAACCAGGCATCTATTGTGCTTGGTGATGTGCATAGCATAAAGAAAGATGATTAAAGAGCTTAATATCTACTTCTTCTTTAATTTCCCTCCTACTCCAAAACATCATGTATTTTCTGGGACCTGAGAGAGTTCCTCCCTGGAGGACAAGTGCGTATGAAAAAAGATCTGAAAAACAGCACTGTAGAAGATTTTGAAACTGTAAGGTTCTGCTTTAAACCCATGGTATTTTTTGGTGGCTGAGGGTTGTTTCCACTCTTTGAGAGCATGGTTGGGCAGACAACAGCTGAAGAGCCTGCCTTAAAGCCAATCTCACCACTTCCCTCAAATATTCCTGAAactgcctttcctttttctcagcaGAGGGGAAGCCGACGCAGCGGGACAacccctgcccctgcccggggcagcCGAGGCTGCAGAGGCAAAGGAGGCAGCACACTCTCcctgttcctctcctcctttccacccCAAGGCAAGGGCAGCTTCACCGCTAGCCAGGGGCTGGCAAAATGGTTGCCTTCCCCTGATTCTGGtccacagccaggctgggaggaaggcagggacCAATACCCTGGCAGGTCAGGGTCCCTTCAGCACAGCATCCCTCTTCCTGTCACCCCCAAGGCCCAGCTCTGGCTGGTTGTCCCCAGCCCTTGtgcctccctccgtccctcccacAGCAGCATTTCCTCTGTGCCTCGGACACGGGTACCCCTCTCCCACCGCACaactcctctttcctcctgcagtcttccctgaaaaacaaacctccacccccaaacccacattttttcCAAGCAACCCTCCCACTTTCTGTTTGCCTCACCCTCTCCCTCATTATCCCGGGTCTCGCTTTTGTTTGTCTTGGCTATTTTGGGCTGGAGGCTCTTTGGGGAAGGGAATACGGTTTAAGCGCCGCCTGCTCAGGATGTGAAGTGTTCGATTCCTTCCAGCTGAGCAAAGCTGAACTGATAAATGAGGCATAAACTGGCTGAGAAGTGTCTACCTGAGTGTGAGCACTTGGTTAGCTGCATCAGCTTTAAAAGGTATAATTCATTGAACAGGTGTAACTTTatgtttaggaaaaaagaagtattCCTATTTTAAAAGGCACAGGTAACAGTTTAATGCTAAAGTTTCAGAGGAAATCCAGTCAAGGCTATACTCTACTGTAGTGAAGTACAGCATATTCATACAGTGGCCATAGCATAAACTGTACTCTGTGGATCTGAGCACCTTCTTCAGTATTATCATTCATGAAGGACTGCATTCACAGTGTTGCTTGCAATAAGGCTTATATAATTATTTGGAATATGGAAGCCTAAATGTataaattaaaaagcagtgtCATGTACTAAGAAGCAACTGTGCTTTTCCCTAGCCCGTAGTTCTGTTGAAGTGATTCCACCGATACATATTTTAACTATATTACTACTTGATACTGTAACCGTGCTACCAATTGCTAAATTGTTGTATTAAATGGAGCTAATGTAGAAAGGATTAGGATGGAAATGTTTATAAGACGTGTGTGGGATTCCTCTTCCTTTCGCTGCCTGTAAAATGATTATTCTCATTTTAATACCTCCAACACCCCAAACCTCCACACCTGGCAGAATCATGGAAACATCTGGTCTCTATTTTGCAGATTTGAGACTCTGTTGTTATCATCTTTTAAGCCTTTTAATTATATGTAAACCCAGTTTCTGTTGTAAAAGTATTTAAATTACTTCAAATTAATCAACACAAAACTaggaattttttgtgtgtgttcagcTCCATTTCTCAGCTACTTTGATAAATGAGATGCTAATATATAGGATGTGAAATATTAAAGGGAGTTCATTCCTTTTGATACAAAAGGTGATGTgagaattcagtgaaaaataaaacccaagtatTTTAAAGCAGTACGTCCCATTTGTACTCTCTGTAAGGAGAGCACTTCTGATGAGCACCTATCATATATATCAGGaatctttttctcattctttactTAAGATCCTCTCATCTGTAACAGAGGAGTATTTGTCATACAAGGCTAAATGCTGCTGGCTTTTCCATCCTTTACACAAGGGAAAAGAATACATTGAATACTCCAGCTCTGTTCACGTGatttaaacaaaaagcaagagCACAGTGTCTCTCTGCAGCCACTGAAGCTTTTGGTGTGCAGTGAATGATCACTGGTCCTTAAAATTATGTGAGCTTCTGATAACAACACTCATACACTCTCTGTTCCCTTTTTTTGGGGCCCATGGCTTTGCAGGTGCCTCATTCTGCAGCTGAGGgcaatggatttttattttttttttatgtgacctCTCTGTGCTCCCTTCCTTTAAACACAGTGGCAATATGTGAGGCTTTCCAAGTCCGGCCGGACCCTGCATCATCTTTTCTCCATGAAATTACAAGCTGTGGTTAGGGCAAAGGTTGTGAGCTCTCCAAGAATGACACTGGGCCAAGAGTGATGCTGGGCCAAGTGTGTCTATGGAGCTATAATCAGTTGTATCACAACCGCCTGGGCCCCCTGAACTAGAACCTTTAATACTTTTTACCTTCTTTTACACCTGTGCAGTGACAATGAAAACCCCGTGCTGGTCAATGTTTATTTGGCTCACATATTAACTCCTAGACCAGACAGGGAGTAGCAGAGAAGCCAAGCCCAAGATAAGGACTGAAATCCACATGGTCTGCCTTTGTTATTAGTTCCTGCTTCAGAGTCAAGAGTAGAACAACAGTCaaaaagtaaactgaaaaatttaattgttttataaaataagatTATGAAATTCTATGTAAAAATCCAGCTTCTTAAATATGGTACATTCACTTCCTcacagaatatttaaatattcaggTCACTTATGCTATATTTCCACCATATTTGAATTAAAATCATTGGATAAATTAAAACATCCCTACCAAAAGATACCACAACTTATACAAATAAAACtaagcaataatatttttttaaatacaaaatgtaaaGAAATTAATAACTCTTAGAGCATGCTACAAAATTTTGCCAGAAAAATATATGGGATCATTTTTGTTTAACTAGAAAATATACAGtgtgcttttcatttctcttcctaAAATTGTCTCATACAATTTCCATTTAACTTAATAAATATGTacaacaaaaatgtttataaCTCGAAGAATATAAATAGCAAATACTGTAGTAGAGCCTGGTCCGGCATTCTTTTCTCATCCAGTGACTATAGTGGGGCTTTTCAACTCTGAATGTGCAAAAATGCAGAATCAGGCTCTTAGTGTTATCAACAGGTTAATAGCTTTTACAAaagtgattttattaaaaaaacttcCAAAAACACTGCAAAAGACTTAGAGCTATTCCAGTCAGGCATTTCTATAAATAGTAAGACATAATGTAGGAAAACAACGTTCCAGTTTAATTACTGCTGGCAGTAATTAGGGAAAAATAGTCAGTGGAGAACGAAAAACATCTTGAATTAGACACATCTTACTTTCACTGATTTAACTTGGTTCCTTACCATTTCTAAAAGGAGTTTCTGGTGTAATCTATACATTGTAAATCTGTGAAGAAACTTAATCACCTTCTTCAGACTTTGGATAGTTGGTTTTGGAAAGTGGTATGTTTTCAAGTGCTTCAGTCCATACGTTAAACCTTTAATGGTGTCTTGGTCACCATTCTTTATTCTCCACAGACTGAGAAGCTTCAGAACTTGCTCTGTAGATCGACATAGCTTCATTGTGTGCTCGATATCTTCTTTTCCCACTTTCTTGCCTGGTAAGCTTGCCATTAGCGTATTGAGATGTTCATAGGTGAGATTCGGGTGGCCAATGTGTCTTAAGACACTATTTTCGCAGAGATCGATATCTATAGGAAGCGAAAAGACAAGAGAGATAAGTACAATGCATTACAACGTTAGCGTGGCCTGCAAAAAACACGTCCACATTTCAAGGtgaatattctttccttttttacgTTATTTCAAGTAATtctctcagaaatgtttttttctaggCTGATGAAAACCACTTAAGAATTTAATTAACTTTGCAAATGCAAACAACCCCAAATTATGAACAAAGTTAGTAGCAAGTATTTATTGCTATATACTTGTTTCATCTCTCTTGTAAAATGCTATGTGATGAGAATCCTAATACTTGTTTCTCTTCTTCAGAAATGTCTAGGCAAGGTTTGCTAAAATagtcatttttggttttgaatattCTAGACACTTCAGAGTCTACCATAAGCatgcatattaaaaaagaagtgggagaaaaaaCAATTTCTGCAGCACCTTCAAATCTATTCCACGTGGACAAAAGGTCATTCTAATGTGGCAGTTGTTGATGGTGGCTTACATGAAAAGAGTTGGCTTGACTCTCATAAAAACCTCAGTGCTAACATTGCAGCACTATTTCACCTTTGACACTTGTCTTGGCAGATTCAGCACAAACAAAGCGGTGAATTGGCATGACAAATAGgtaccagaaggaaaaaagaagggaaagccTGTCTGTGTATTCCTCACTCCCATGCGTCCCCATTCTGTGAATAGATGTCCTAGCCTGAGCTGTCAGTCTCCactttatagaaaaataaattgcacCCTCAGTTGCAGGCATCCAGCTGCCTCTAACTTCAACAGCCACTGCTCAGATATAACAATGGGAAACACTTTCCCAACTTGATCAAAATTCTTCATATGTTGTGCAGTCTCAAAAGGGGATCTTGGCTGTGACACCATACATGCTCCCAAGGGGGCTACAAGTCTGGGAAGAATTCAGTCCTCCATGGATCAGGAGAAGCTGAATTCTCTTCCTGCTTCCCCTCAGCTTCACTGTGCTTAATGCATCGATAAATCTCAATTAGGCCCTGCAGGTCCTCCTCAGAGCATAACATATCACCAGGAGGTATTTAAtcccaaacaatttttaaaatgccatttagaATGTTGCTTTTAATATACGTGCTATCAAAACAAGGTACCTTGAATAATCTTCTTGACCATATCCtgctctttgttttgctgcttccaTAATTTCAACAGCTGGAAGGTCTGCTCTTGAGTACCGTGCCTTTGTTTAATCCTTTCGATATTTTCTGTGCTAACCTTTGTCCCAGGCAAACTGTCTGCTAGTATGTTCAACCAGTTAGGTGTGAGAAAAGTAGGAACAGCAAACCTGAAAAAAGCCTCCTCGCACAGGGTCACATctgaaatgagaaagagaaaaagaacatgtCAATCGTCCTGATCTCTGTTAACCTGCTtgtctcaagaaaaaaaagaaaaaaaaaaaggcaagtagcAAGGTTGAtaagaaaaatgttcttaaaaaacaTACTAAGTGGTCTTTATAGCACTGTCGCTCTTTGTGCTTGAGATCCATTTGGTCTGACCTACAATAATTAAAACTCTACTACCGCCATCACCACAGCAGGCAAACGGTTACCAACCTAGATATTTTTATCATAAATGCTGATACACTGTTTTTAACTGTAATTAAAGGTATGTTTTCAGAGCACTCTTCCTTAATATGATACATACCTATTCCACATTTTTGAGGTGTTGTATCTGTATTTTCCTGACAGACATTGTCACGAACTGCATTTCCCTTCAAGGCTGTTTTGAAACCCAGTGCACTACAGTTGGTGTGCTTTAGACAGGCTGCTTTGGATGATGTTTCATTTGAGAAAAATCCTTCTGGACATCTCTTACATACAGTGTCACTCTCAGGGGTACC comes from Numenius arquata chromosome 3, bNumArq3.hap1.1, whole genome shotgun sequence and encodes:
- the TNFRSF11B gene encoding tumor necrosis factor receptor superfamily member 11B; the encoded protein is MNKFLCYTLVLLDISVRWTIQDDSPHKYPHYDPGTSRQLLCDQCPPGSYVKQHCTASSPTQCAPCPDEYYAEEWNSNEECQYCSAVCKELQYVKQECTSTQDRLCQCIEGRYLELEFCLKHTECPPGFGVAQPGTPESDTVCKRCPEGFFSNETSSKAACLKHTNCSALGFKTALKGNAVRDNVCQENTDTTPQKCGIDVTLCEEAFFRFAVPTFLTPNWLNILADSLPGTKVSTENIERIKQRHGTQEQTFQLLKLWKQQNKEQDMVKKIIQDIDLCENSVLRHIGHPNLTYEHLNTLMASLPGKKVGKEDIEHTMKLCRSTEQVLKLLSLWRIKNGDQDTIKGLTYGLKHLKTYHFPKPTIQSLKKVIKFLHRFTMYRLHQKLLLEMVRNQVKSVKVRCV